Within Quercus lobata isolate SW786 chromosome 5, ValleyOak3.0 Primary Assembly, whole genome shotgun sequence, the genomic segment aattacataaaaagtacaaatttaacacaaatttttttttttttttaaattgtagatTCTATTCAACATCACCATCCGCTCAACTCCGACAATCATACCAGTCAATACTCTGGGCTTGTTAAAAAATCACTATGgtccaaaattaattgaaaagaaTTGTCAATCACATTATTCTCTTCCACTTTAATCAATAGCAACTTCCACGTCCAATAAAAGTTGAGGATCAATCTTGGAGTCCCAAtcaattttatcaatatatatatctGGATCAGGCAAGGGAATATTACATGGGAAGCCATTAAACTTTGCCTAAAACCTTCTCTTTGCATCGTGGAAGGCCTTCTTTCCTGCTGAATCGTCCCACTTCATCACATTGTCAAATTTGGATATGTTCTTTTTGGCCTCCAACAACCTAATCCATGGCATCGAACCCACCACAAAGCAAAACTTTTTTTCCCAAGATGGCACACTATATTTTCCGTCCTGGGCTTGGTTACGATTAGTACCTCCGCAAATCCAATTTTTGAGACTTTGTCCTTGATATTTTGTCCAACTCGACATGATTTGAGTATTGGAAAATTAAGCACGACCagaaaagaaataaactaaAACTAATCCGAAGGCTAAGAGAAGAAATTTCGGAGTTAAACGACACTTGTGATCTTGACTACAATCACTACTagattttctgaaatttttgttttgtgtcaAAACTCACAAGCCATATTTATAATCACTATTTAGGTCCTGATTACTTCTACCCTGACTCGGTTTCCTAGTCCAGATTGTTTTAATAGGTCGGTTGTTTTTGTCCATTCATTCATTCTCTCTCACTCGGATTCCTAAGTCCtatatatttcatatcataTCTATCGAAAAAAGATAttcaaaaagtaaaatcaacGAACTTGATCTTGGGATTTTGTTGGGTCAGCTTGAGCACTGGGCTTGGAATGAGTTCAGATATGATTTTCCATGGGCTTTGGCTAGTAATGAACTTAGGCCAAATTTAAGGCACATCTCTTATGTTGAGTCTGTGTCCCTATCAAACACAAAGTCTTGTGTCCCTATCAAACACAAATTGAGTCTGTGTCCctatcaaacacaaactctgTGTCGGTTTTATAAATCGATGTTAACATTAATTCTATATCTACCAAGATCACAATATTTTCTTCTGAAAAAAAACAAGATCACAATATTACAATTGAGAGTTTGGGACTCATTGATGGCAAAATCAAGATCAAAATGCCAGAAACTTGAGGTAGACAGGATGAGTGATCTACCAGAATCTCTTCTCATCCACATACTTTCGTTCCTTCCAACCCAAAAGGCAATCACCACAAGCATTTTGTCGAGCAGGTGGAAAGACCTTTGGACTCTCGTCCCAAAACTCGACATCAACACTGAAGAGCTCCACCCCATTGTCAAGCATGCGCATACTGTGTCCAGAATTTTTCACCTACACAAAACCCCATACCTCCGAACTTTTCGCCTCACATACAGTTGTGGTAACCGTTCTGATGTAGATGCGTGGATTAGCAACATTGCAGCGCGGAAAGTGGAAGAACTTGATCTCGAGATATATGATGATGAGTACTGGGATTTTGAGCGTTTGAGGTTGTACCACAGTCATGAAATTTTCTCTTGCAAGACATTAGTGGTTCTGAATTTGCGGAGCAGAATTGTGATTGATCCTCCTTCATCGTTTCAATTCCCAAGCTTAAAGATACTTGGTTTGTTCTATGTTGATTATAAATCAGACTCTTTTTCTGGGCTCCTCTCTGGCTGTCCTGTTCTTGAAGAATTGTCATTTGAAAGTGAATGCTTGGGGGGtgtttttaatcataaaatatgtGTTCCTATGCTGAAACGCTTAAGTATAGCTATCGAAGTATCTGAATAtgattcttttaaattattagaCTACGATGATTCTGATTGCAGTTAC encodes:
- the LOC115990907 gene encoding F-box/LRR-repeat protein At3g26922-like yields the protein MSDLPESLLIHILSFLPTQKAITTSILSSRWKDLWTLVPKLDINTEELHPIVKHAHTVSRIFHLHKTPYLRTFRLTYSCGNRSDVDAWISNIAARKVEELDLEIYDDEYWDFERLRLYHSHEIFSCKTLVVLNLRSRIVIDPPSSFQFPSLKILGLFYVDYKSDSFSGLLSGCPVLEELSFESECLGGVFNHKICVPMLKRLSIAIEVSEYDSFKLLDYDDSDCSYRIEINTPALEYFKFNGHLSEVVFLQKLDNLVQADIHICTLKAANRIFKLLAAFYNVKFLSLFSGHPECLCNGSIYPFKFQNLLRLDFMANALNWHVLQALLRNTPNLEVLDVINTRHGSSNHKLCRCRKKSPNDPNFLSSHLTTFYYSEFGGLKDEVEFIKYILKEARALKTASIRVRNIKLKKGVLQKLSMIRRRSMTSLLTVKK